In one Oryza glaberrima chromosome 2, OglaRS2, whole genome shotgun sequence genomic region, the following are encoded:
- the LOC127763896 gene encoding serine/threonine-protein phosphatase PP1 codes for MDPVLLDDIIRRLIEVKNLKPGKNAQLSESEIKQLCATSKEIFLNQPNLLELEAPIKICGDVHGQYSDLLRLFDYGGYPPQSNYLFLGDYVDRGKQSLETICLLLAYKIKYPENFFLLRGNHECASVNRIYGFYDECKRRFSVKLWKTFTDCFNCLPVAALIDEKILCMHGGLSPELNKLDQILNLNRPTDVPDTGLLCDLLWSDPSNDAQGWAMNDRGVSYTFGPDKVSEFLEKHDLDLICRAHQVVEDGYEFFANRQLVTIFSAPNYCGEFDNAGAMMSVDDTLMCSFQILKPARKMLGGSTNSKSGFKSLRGW; via the exons ATGGATCCGGTGTTGCTGGACGACATCATCCGGAGGCTTATCGAGGTGAAGAATCTGAAGCCGGGGAAGAACGCGCAGCTTTCGGAGTCGGAGATTAAGCAGCTCTGCGCAACCTCCAAGGAGATCTTCCTGAATCAGCCCAACCTGCTCGAGCTCGAGGCCCCCATCAAAATCTGCG GTGATGTTCATGGACAGTATTCTGATCTCCTGAGGCTGTTTGATTATGGTGGGTATCCACCTCAGTCCAACTATCTCTTCTTGGGCGATTATGTGGACCGGGGAAAGCAAAGCCTTGAGACGATATGCCTTCTTTTGGCTTATAAGATCAAGTACCCTGAAAACTTCTTCCTACTCAGAGGCAACCATGAATGTGCATCGGTCAACCGCATCTATGGATTTTATGACGAGTGCAAGCGCAGATTCAGTGTAAAACTCTGGAAGACTTTTACCGACTGTTTTAACTGCTTACCAGTGGCAGCATTGATAGATGAAAAGATTCTTTGTATGCACGGAGGTCTTTCTCCAGAGTTGAATAAGCTGGATCAAATACTCAACCTCAACCGCCCCACGGATGTGCCTGATACTGGGTTACTTTGTGATCTCCTTTGGTCCGATCCATCCAATGACGCACAAGGGTGGGCTATGAATGATCGAGGTGTCTCATATACATTCGGGCCAGACAAAGTGTCTGAATTTCTTGAGAAGCATGATTTAGACCTCATCTGTCGAGCCCATCAG GTTGTCGAAGATGGGTACGAGTTCTTTGCTAACCGCCAACTTGTAACAATATTCTCGGCCCCTAATTACTGTGGAGAATTTGATAATGCTGGTGCCATGATGAGTGTAGATGATACACTGATGTGCTCTTTTCAAATACTAAAACCAGCGAGGAAAATGTTGGGTGGTTCCACGAATTCCAAATCCGGCTTCAAG TCACTGAGAGGGTGGTGA
- the LOC127764238 gene encoding LOB domain-containing protein 16-like, translated as MAGATAAGAAAAAAGTGAGSPCGACKFLRRRCVPECVFAPYFSSEQGAARFAAIHKVFGASNASKLLSHLPVADRCEAVVTITYEAQARLRDPVYGCVAQIFALQQQVAILQAQLMQARAQLACGIQSSSHSPVSWPDSGSISALLRQDMARRPPGGALDDCFGGGGALLPELMAAGFKDDVAAVQMQQHCSKAVDAGELQYLAQAMMRSTSNYSQ; from the exons ATGGCTGGTGCTACGGCTgccggcgctgccgctgccgcggcggGGACGGGAGCCGGGTCGCCGTGCGGCGCGTGCAAGTTCTTGCGGCGGCGGTGCGTGCCGGAGTGCGTGTTCGCGCCCTACTTCAGCTCGGAGCAAGGGGCGGCGAGGTTCGCGGCGATCCACAAGGTGTTCGGCGCCAGCAACGCCTCCAagctcctctcccacctccccGTCGCCGACCGCTGCGAGGCCGTCGTCACCATCACCTACGAGGCCCAGGCCAGGCTCCGCGACCCCGTCTATGGCTGCGTCGCCCAAATCTTCGCCCTCCAGCAGCAG GTCGCGATCCTGCAAGCGCAGCTGATGCAGGCCAGGGCGCAGCTGGCGTGCGGCATCCAGAGCAGCTCGCACTCTCCGGTGAGCTGGCCGGACAGCGGCAGCATCAGCGCGCTACTCCGGCAGGACATGGCGAGAAGGCCGCCCGGCGGCGCCCTCGACGActgcttcggcggcggcggcgcgctgctgCCGGAGCTCATGGCGGCCGGCTTCAaggacgacgtcgccgccgtgcagATGCAGCAGCATTGCTCCAAGGCggtggacgccggcgagctccagtATCTGGCACAGGCGATGATGAGATCAACCTCCAACTACTCTCAGtag
- the LOC127763893 gene encoding protein KINESIN LIGHT CHAIN-RELATED 2-like, producing MALRRAASLLLRPRLRAPVPIPTPKTPNPLLLPPRRHFSQLPPPPVPASAAAAAAAVAEEAFEAAKGTKDLLAAFSRLEAVMPPSDKRLALACIKLGQHLEASGAADPSRVLALALRSLGILEATPNSATSTTASHSDAVSLAMALHLAGSASFDLSRFHDALSFLTRSLRLVSPLLPSSSSAAAASGDDDAQGFDVRPVAHAVRLQLANVKTALGRREEALADMRACLDLKESILPPGSRELGAAYRDLAEAYSTVLDFKEALPLCEKALELHQSTLGKNSVEVAHDRRLLGVIYTGLEQHEQALQQNEMSQKVMKSWGVAGDELLHAEIDAANIKIALGKCDEAVTVLRNVSKQVEKDSEIRALVFISMAKALANQEKAGDTKRCLEIACDILEKKELAAPDKVAEAYVEVSSLYEMVNEFDKAISLLKRSLGMLERIPQAQHMEGNVAARIGWLLLLTGKVSEAVPYLEDAVERMKDSFGPKHYGVGYVYNNLGAAYMEIGRPQSAAQMFALAKEVMDVSLGPHHSDTIEACQSLANAYNAMGSYALAMEFQKRVVDSWRNHGPSARDELKEAIRLYEQIKIKALSCLSPENSAIALPEPLEKEVDSDSTRVAQQ from the exons ATGGCTCTACGCcgagccgcctccctcctcctccggccacggCTCCGAGCTCCCGTTCCGATCCCCACACCCAAAACCCCaaaccctctcctcctcccgccccgCCGCCACTTCTCccagctcccgccgcctccagtccccgcctccgcggccgccgccgccgcggccgttgCGGAGGAGGCCTTCGAGGCGGCGAAGGGGACCAAGGACCtgctcgccgccttctcccgcctCGAGGCCGTCATGCCGCCCTCCGACAagcgcctcgccctcgcctgcATCAAGCTCGGCCAGCACCTCGaggcctccggcgccgccgacccctcccgcgtcctcgccctcgccctccgaTCCCTCGGCATCCTCGAGGCCACCCCTAACTCCGCCACCTCGACGACGGCCTCCCACTCCGATGCCGTCTCGCTCGCCATGgccctccacctcgccggctCCGCCTCCTTCGACCTCTCCCGCTTCCACGACGCACTCTCCTTCCTCACCCGCTCCCTCCGCCTCGTCTCCccactcctcccctcctcctcctccgccgccgccgcctctggtGACGACGACGCTCAAGGGTTCGACGTGAGGCCCGTGGCGCACGCGGTGCGCCTGCAGCTGGCCAACGTGAAGACGGCGctggggcggcgggaggaggcccTAGCTGACATGCGTGCGTGCCTTGACCTCAAGGAGTCCATCCTGCCGCCGGGTAGCCGGGAGCTCGGCGCCGCGTACCGGGACCTTGCGGAGGCGTACTCCACCGTGCTAGATTTCAAAGAGGCGCTCCCATTGTGCGAGAAGGCGCTCGAACTGCATCAGTCGACGCTAGGCAAAAATTCGGTGGAGGTTGCGCATGATAGGCGGCTGCTTGGGGTGATATACACCGGCCTGGAGCAGCATGAGCAGGCCCTGCAGCAGAATGAGATGTCACAGAAGGTGATGAAGAGCTGGGGCGTGGCTGGCGACGAGCTCCTGCACGCGGAGATTGATGCGGCGAACATCAAGATCGCTTTGGGCAAGTGCGACGAGGCCGTTACTGTGTTGAGGAATGTCTCTAAGCAGGTGGAGAAGGATAGCGAGATACGAGCTCTAGTGTTTATATCTATGGCAAAGGCTCTTGCTAACCAGGAGAAGGCCGGTGATACAAAGAGGTGCTTGGAGATTGCTTGTGACATACTGGAGAAGAAGGAATTGGCTGCACCAGACAAGGTGGCCGAAGCATATGTGGAGGTATCCTCACTGTATGAGATGGTGAATGAGTTTGACAAAGCGATATCATTGCTGAAGAGGAGCTTGGGGATGCTTGAGAGGATACCTCAGGCACAACACATGGAAGGGAATGTTGCGGCTCGGATTGGGTGGCTATTGCTTCTGACAGGGAAGGTGTCGGAGGCTGTCCCATACTTGGAGGATGCAGTGGAGAGGATGAAGGACAGCTTTGGACCAAAGCATTACGGGGTAGGGTATGTGTATAACAATTTGGGGGCTGCATATATGGAGATCGGCCGGCCACAGTCTGCTGCGCAGATGTTTGCGCTTGCAAAGGAAGTCATGGATGTTTCCTTGGGGCCGCACCATTCAGATACCATAGAGGCCTGCCAGAGCCTTGCCAATGCATACAACGCAATGGGAAG CTATGCTCTGGCTATGGAGTTCCAAAAGCGAGTGGTGGATTCTTGGCGAAACCATGGTCCCAGTGCTAGGGACGAGCTCAAGGAAGCTATTCGTCTCTATGAGCAGATAAAGATAAAGGCTCTTTCATGCCTATCGCCTGAAAATTCAGCAATTGCATTGCCTGAACCTCTGGAAAAGGAGGTTGATTCTGATTCTACCAGAGTTGCTCAACAATAA
- the LOC127761158 gene encoding coumaroyl-CoA:anthocyanidin 3-O-glucoside-6''-O-coumaroyltransferase 2-like: MATKVVDKLTVAASPPAAAGVLPLTFFDVPWIFTGPVERVFFYTYPHAVEHFAAHLLPSLASSLSAALHRFYPLLGRVRPCSSGGGGGGYEFCSTGGDADRVELTVAESGDDFEELAGGGPMDVGRLYSLVPRLPRPEEGSSELAAVQVTVFPGKGLAVGVSIHHVACDDSSFMHFVKTWAANCRVASGGDVDAVPPPPPPFLDRGVVADPDGLAAKTLDQMRQLANSGPPPPPPSGPPPKLFMASFTLTRDSIDKLKQRVTASGGGGVHCSAFTVACAYAWTCLARVDATSAARERAHLLFSVECRRRLTPPVPQEYLGNCLRPCFVEVDTAGLLGSGADGVVTAAVAIGAAIRGLDDGVLDGADGWFQKIVSLMPHRPMSIGGSPRYGVYDTDFGLGRPAKVELLSIDKTPGTVSMAEARDGHGGIEIGVALPEADMARFSSCFADGLKQL; encoded by the coding sequence ATGGCGACCAAGGTTGTCGACAAGCTGACGGTGgcggcctcccctccggcggccgccggcgtgctccCGCTGACCTTCTTCGACGTGCCGTGGATCTTCACCGGCCCGGTGGAGCGCGTCTTCTTCTACACCTACCCGCACGCCGTCGAACACttcgccgcccacctcctcccctccctcgcctcctcgcTCTCCGCCGCGCTGCACCGCTTCTACCCGCTTCTTGGCCGCGTCCGGCCGTGTtctagcggcggcggaggcggagggtaCGAGTTCTGCTCCACGGGTGGGGATGCCGACCGCGTCGAGCTCACCGTCGCCGAGAGCGGCGACGACTTCGAGgaactcgccggcggcggcccgaTGGATGTTGGGAGGCTGTACTCTCTGGTGCCGCGGCTCCCGCGCCCGGAGGAGGGGAGCTCCGAGCTCGCGGCGGTGCAGGTGACGGTTTTCCCCGGGAAGGGGCTCGCCGTCGGCGTGTCCATCCACCATGTGGCCTGCGACGATTCCAGCTTCATGCACTTCGTCAAGACCTGGGCGGCCAATTGCCGGGTGGCTTCCGGTGGGGACGTCGAtgctgtgccgccgccgccgccgccgttcttggACCGTGGCGTGGTCGCCGATCCCGACGGCCTTGCAGCCAAGACGCTCGATCAAATGCGGCAGCTGGCGAACAGCGGGCcacccccgccaccgccgtccgggCCGCCGCCGAAGCTGTTCATGGCGTCGTTCACGCTCACCCGCGACAGCATCGACAAGCTCAAGCAGCGCgtcacggcgagcggcggcggcggcgtccactgCTCGGCCTTCACCGTGGCGTGCGCGTACGCGTGGACCTGCCTAGCGCGAGTcgacgccacctccgccgccaggGAGCGCGCGCACCTGCTGTTCTCGGTggaatgccgccgccgcctgacccCGCCGGTGCCGCAGGAGTACCTCGGCAACTGCCTCCGCCCTTGCTTCGTGGAGGTCGACACGGCCGGCCTGCTCGgcagcggcgccgacggcgtggtgacggcggcggtggccatcgGCGCGGCCATCAGGGggctcgacgacggcgtgcTGGACGGCGCCGACGGGTGGTTCCAGAAGATCGTGTCGCTGATGCCGCACCGGCCGATGTCCATCGGCGGCTCGCCGCGGTACGGCGTGTACGACACCGACTTCGGGCTGGGCCGGCCGGCGAAGGTGGAGCTCCTGTCCATCGACAAGACGCCCGGCACGGTGTCCATGGCGGAGGCGCGCGACGGCCACGGCGGCATCGAGATCGGCGTGGCGCTGCCGGAGGCCGACATGGCGCGGTTCAGCTCATGCTTCGCCGACGGACTGAAGCAGCTGTGA
- the LOC127763895 gene encoding RING-H2 finger protein ATL1-like, with protein sequence MDADRDPIFPVQQMPSLLFPPPPPRPLALDSTSSASSSFVPHHPSITSFPILVLTVLGILTTSVLLLTYYIFVIRCCLNWHSSSSSDTRTAGLISRRRRGAASSSLPAVAEPRGLEEAAIQSLPAFRYRKAIKDTTADSSECAVCISEFQEEERVRLLPSCLHVFHVDCIDTWLQGNANCPLCRAAIATNDSQLPLDQFVRPEEVVIQVITGAEEEGAQAPQQEANTAASDPAVDATSTNQQVSSKKTKNQNAWHVSISKGDECIAVRRDRNVLPLRRSFSMDSLGGAGEVHLQIQNILQRSTHFHGDISDSSSSSTGTL encoded by the coding sequence ATGGATGCAGACAGGGACCCCATCTTCCCGGTGCAACAGATGCCATCACTGCTgttcccgccaccgccgccacggccattGGCACTCGACTCCACTTCTTCAGCATCTTCTTCTTTTGTGCctcaccatccatccatcacgAGCTTCCCAATACTGGTGCTCACCGTCCTGGGCATCCTCACCACCTCCGTCCTCCTGCTCACCTACTACATCTTTGTCATCCGCTGCTGCCTCAACTGGCACAGCAGCAGCTCCTCCGACACGCGGACGGCTGGCCTCATCTCCCGCCGTCGACGCGGTGCCGCCTCCAGCAGCCTCCCGGCAGTGGCCGAGCCGCGTGGGCTAGAGGAGGCGGCCATCCAATCATTGCCGGCGTTCAGGTACAGGAAGGCCATCAAGGACACTACTGCTGATTCCAGCGAGTGTGCAGTGTGTATCAGTGAGTtccaagaagaggagagggtCAGGCTCCTGCCCAGCTGCCTCCATGTCTTCCATGTTGACTGCATCGACACTTGGCTCCAGGGCAACGCCAACTGCCCACTCTGCAGGGCAGCCATAGCCACCAACGACAGCCAGCTTCCATTGGATCAGTTCGTGAGACCTGAGGAGGTAGTCATTCAGGTGATCACTGGCGCGGAAGAAGAAGGTGCACAAGCACCACAGCAGGAGGCCAATACGGCAGCTTCTGATCCTGCAGTAGATGCTACTAGTACAAATCAACAGGTCAGTAGTAAGAAGACGAAGAACCAGAATGCATGGCATGTCAGCATCAGTAAGGGAGATGAGTGCATTGCAGTGAGGAGGGACAGAAATGTTCTTCCATTGAGGAGGTCCTTCTCCATGGACTCACTGGGTGGTGCTGGAGAGGTGCATTTGCAGATTCAGAATATTCTGCAGAGGAGCACCCACTTCCACGGGGATATCAGTgacagcagcagtagcagcactGGAACATTGTAG
- the LOC127763894 gene encoding protein LYK5 encodes MVTLWKRKPKPNPEPEEKEKEEEKDHRMCKTKSSVATASMAASASTATTPRKHQHQHQRSPRATATQYSTTSSSSAPSTATATSSSTAASLQALRDSLPDLPLLLTFHELAAATANFSSSHRLAPNSTSFRCSLRGHSAAVFRRPLRRDQAHVAARLAALGHCHHAAIARLLGAAASPDGSLFLAYELLPDASPLSALLRNPNSPSFTPLASWQSRLKVAADVADALHYVHLQADTVHNRLSASTVLVSGDGPTLRAKIAHFGAADLAGELLGDRRGRRIEGTRGYMAPELIAGAAPSRRSDVYALGVVLLELVSGQEAVRYEQNKATGEYERTSVIESAEAAAEGGGGEAMRRWVDRRLRDSFPVEAAEAMTAVALRCVARDAAARPDMSWVAAKVSKLFLEAQDWSDKFRIPTDISISIAPR; translated from the coding sequence ATGGTTACCCTCTGGAAGCGGAAACCCAAGCCCAatccggagccggaggagaaggagaaggaggaggagaaggatcATCGGATGTGCAAGACCAAGAgctccgtcgccaccgcctccatggccgcctccgcctccaccgccaccaccccaagaaagcatcagcatcagcatcagcggTCGCCTCGCGCCACGGCGACCCAGtactccaccacctcctcctcctccgcgccatccaccgccaccgccacctcctcctccaccgccgcctcgctccagGCTCTCCGCGATTCTCTCCccgacctccccctcctccttacCTTccacgagctcgccgccgccaccgccaacttctcctcctcccaccgcctCGCCCCCAATTCCACCTCCTTCCGCTGCTCCCTCCGCGGGCACTCCGCGGCGGTGTTCCGGCGCCCGCTCCGGCGGGACCAGGCGCACGtggccgcccgcctcgccgccctcggccactgccaccacgccgccatcgcgcggctcctcggcgccgccgcgtcgcccgacGGCTCGCTCTTCCTCGCCTACGAGCTCCTCCCGGACGCGTCGCCGCTGTCCGCGCTCCTCCGCAACCCCAACAGCCCGTCCTTCACCCCGCTCGCGTCGTGGCAGTCCCGCCTCaaggtcgccgccgacgtcgccgacgcgCTCCACTACGTCCACCTCCAGGCCGACACCGTCCACAACCGCctctccgcctccaccgtcctcgtctccggcgacggccCCACCCTCCGCGCCAAGATCGCCCACTTCGGCGCCGCcgatctcgccggcgagctcctggGAGACCGCCGGGGGAGGCGGATCGAGGGCACGCGCGGGTACATGGCGCCGGAGCTCATCGCGGGCGCCGCCCCGTCGCGGCGATCCGACGTGTACGCGCTCGGCGTCGTGCTGCTGGAGCTGGTGTCCGGGCAGGAGGCGGTGAGGTACGAGCAGAACAAGGCAACGGGGGAGTACGAGAGGACGTCGGTGATCGagagcgcggaggcggcggcggaggggggaggaggggaggcgatgCGGCGGTGGGTGGACCGGAGGCTGAGGGACTCGTtcccggtggaggcggcggaggcgatgacggcggtggcgctgcggtGCGTGGCgagggacgcggcggcgcggccggacATGTCGTGGGTCGCCGCCAAGGTGTCCAAGCTCTTCCTGGAGGCGCAGGATTGGTCCGACAAGTTCCGCATCCCCACCgacatctccatctccatcgctCCCAGGTGA